The DNA segment acatcagtttgtaattcggaaaaaagcttaactccattaagctatttttaacagcggactattatcggccaaaagtggaccagtttggaatattatcggccaaattgagaaagctgggattatttaaatccaatttgcctaaaaAAATCATATAGTTGTATAGCAGCACACACATTGTTTTCTGAGAGATCAAGAACTTGTAAACACGATTCAGCTTCGAGAAGCGTATCAAACACCAATTTTGCAGTTTTCCACCACATGTGATTGTCGGACAGTATCAACGAAGTTAAACCACTGCTACCATAATACAACAATTAAACATGTAACATCAAACATTACAAGCAATCACATACATTATGATTTATGAGATAATTAATGATGGAATTAAAATATTCATACGCATACGCATAACACACCTTGTTGCTATTAATAACGATTCCAAACCAAGAGGTAGAGGAAAATCCGAGCAGTCAAGAAAGCTTGATCTCTTAATGGAGAAACTTCTAATCACATTTGTTTCAAATCCCTTCACGTGCAGTGACTCGCATATTGCAGTCACGAGAGTTGCCGGAAGCTTGCAATGAACAAATTCAAGTGATGCCAAAGTTTCCTTGTTTTGTTCTAGAAGTTTGCATAGACCCTCAACCtgaaaaaaagtttaaaaaaaaatgaataataaAACAATAATGAATGAACATGGGACAATACtaaattactttttttttaacggcaaatttggatcactgacggaccactggagtgtCATCGTGTCACcaacggaaccacccgatcatatccatctccactaggcataatgcctatacaccaattcaggaggaaacccaataaatatgggaaaacccccatGTGAGAATCGAACTCAAGACCTATTGGTCTCAAAGCCTTTTCCCACCCCCAAGAAGCCACTAGGCTACAAAGCCATGGGCATACTAAATTACTAATTACCTGCTCCTTAGACTTGAGCCACTGTATCTCCAAATATTCCAATTGAGTATTCCTTAATAAGTGCTGTTAAATAAATACAAACGTTAGTAAATAATACAATGTAATGACTAACGAGCGCGGATAATTATTTCTTTATCTTACACCAATGTCTGCAACACAATGAGCACTTTGGAGTCTGAGACGTCTGCATTTGAATAAGGCCAAAAACAAcgcttaaaaacatttgaaatcTGCGCATGCTTCTGATGAAAAGGATCATAAGTATTATAGTTTTACCGGGCATATAAACCAAATCGTTCACAATGATAAGCCAAGTTCGAGTAACTTCTTGACCTTCTTATGTGCCCCTCATAACTAATATATTTTAGCAAAGCATCTGCAGAAacaaaaattgtaaaaaaaaaaaaaaaaacaaatataacatCTGCTCAAAAGGATTTCACCCCATTATTCACTATGGATGATACAGAAGCCGGTCAAAATTACCTGGAATTTCGACGTCACCAAGAGAACCATCAAACAAAGTGATTGAAATCGTCTCTGCTGTAGCATCAAGGCAGCTGTTAAGATGCCAAATCAAGACGATACAATTAAATATCAAACAAATAAATAGATTTATATTACTCAAAGATTTTGAACTCAAAAAGGTTGCAGAATTCATACTTCTGCAGATGTTTTTCCCAGTAAATCTGCTGCCAATCGGTGTCTGCTGCTGCGTCCTCTTTAACAATTGGCCATCTTGATTTATACCGGGCTCTCCACGTTATATCAAAGTTGTCATATCTGTAAACCCGCATAATACTGTTTTCAGTTCAAACTATACGTTAAAAGTTTCAAACAAGCACCCTTTAAAACTGAACAACATATATACCTTTTCCGTTTTCTTGAAGGTCTTAAGCAATTATCAGTAAACCAGCTATCACTAGAGCTACCAGATGGCCTGAATAGATagccaaaaaaaatatatatataaatcagaACAAAAACATATAAACATATGAATGAGGTAATGAACAAACATTGCATCTTGTAGATTCTGCAATCCCAGTGGAGGTAAATTGGGTAAAATCTGATCAAACAATTCTGATGGAAGTTGATAAACATAAGGTATATTGCCATTTTCTGCACACACAAATTGATCAATTATTTTTCATAATTACAACAAATAATGCAATTTTTTTGCACCAAAATCAACAGTTAAAACTACAAACAACTAATTGTAAAAATTACCGTCAAGGATTGCATCTCTAATTGCGCCTATGCATAAAGTGATCAACGACGGAACTTCAGGCATTCTTTTATCACCGATGCAAAACTGGTAGGTAAACTTTTGCAATTGAATTGACCACCGGTAGAAGAAAGGTTCCGGTTTGATTAAACCATGCTAGTAACGAAATGCGTCTCAGATTTTGATAGATATGGTTATAGGGATCAGATTTAGAGAAACTAACCTTAGTTTAGATGAATTTGAGTGCAGCAAGCGTATGGAGTTGATCAGGTAGGTGGTTGAAGGACGCTGATTTCAACCCGTTTTATGACCCGACTGAAGCTAGATTCATTTGgcctagtttttattttttagcttatgcttatatttatatttatagttTATTTTTCTATCGTTTGTTCTTACACAAACAAATAAGTTTTTTCAAATAACCTAAAAAAAACatcttcaaagttcaaacaagCCTTttcaaattagcttatataagctaataagcataagtttaaaaagctaaaccaaaccTCAAACCTCAACGTTAagtttattttgtaaaaaaagttATAAGCTTTGTCAAAAAGTTAAGGTGGGCGGGAGACCTCATACTGCTAGCTTACTATGGGCTAAAAGGTCCATGAAATGAGCCCAAAACTAACCCAAATGGAATATAAGTCCAAACTGTGTAACCAGATAATCCAAAACACTTTAAGATTAGAGATTGTGCGTTCAATGGAATATAAGTCCAAACCGTGTAACCAAATAATCCAAAACACTTTGGGATTGGAGGTTCTGGGTTTAAGTCCTACAGACAgtagaaaataaaagaaattaacaGTAAAAAGACtagaaaaataccaaaaatataaTGAAAAATGAATTATACCATCATCCAGGTTATATGGATGCTAATGAGAATTAGGGTTCTTAAGGAGGTCATGTTTACCGGCTGTCATTATAgctgcaaacgaattgaacgaacacaaacaagatcttgttcgtgtttgtttgttaagaaatatatatgtgttcacgaactgttaatgaacacttaccgaacgagtttttatgtttgtgttcgtttgttaaggaaaataacttgttcatgtttgtttgttaattttaggcaacgaacgaaGACGAATGCTGATtgacacaaatgagcacaaactaatgttcatgaatataaatggaaacaaatgaacacaaacaagcgttcatgaacacaatatataatacactgacacttacTAAATATTTTATTCGGTGGAATTTGAATTatctaaataaaatataaaaactaaaaacactaatgaactaccgaacacaaacaaacacgttaccgaacgttcttgaacataaatgaacgaacacggcctctgttcatattcgttcgtttaactaaacgaacggaattttttgttcgtgtttgtttgtttagtaaacgaacgaacacaaatgaacctTCCGCCGAACGATTTTATGCAATGTGATACTAAAAATCATGTCACGTGTATTATCTCGAATGTTGTATATGTATTTGTGGAATGACACAGACACTATctatttaataaaaaatattattttattatttcgaTGTATTAAATCGTAGGTTTGCATATTATTTTTACTTTCTTCAATCAATcatgtttaaatttatattttaacACAAACAATACCCGAAtagtttattttattaaaaacacattaaataaataaatgggtCAACCCGTGAACCTGCTGGGTTGACGTAAGCACAGTCCGTTTAGCTAAACGTTGTTCGAGAGTTCGACAAAAAAACTTACTTGAACCTCTTTAAACTAAAGTCAAACTCATAAATTTCATGATATGATCGTGTCTAGTCAAAAGTTCGCTCACCTAACAAGAATAAAGTAAGATATGCGGCCGAAAGTAAATGCGTGATCGTGGATTTGTTTGTCCGTCATAGGCGTTATAAATTTTCGACATAACAAATCCGTGAAAATGCTACTTTCGTGATATTCTCGGTATCTTATTTACATCGGACGAATTAAATATGATATGTGTCACAACTCATGTATGAAATATGCATTTATGATACCATGTTCTTGGATTTCCTCGGGAAATATGGGCCCCAAGCTTTCATTCTACCAACTTTTTCGACTATTCGTTATCTGCTTTAATTTCATGACACCTTGCATCAGTGTACATAATCGAAATTCAAGTTAAAACCATGTGATGTGATGTACTTTTTgcggcatttcatcgaacacatggAGGCTACATTATAACATGACCTACATATAATTATTATACATGATCATATGTTCCTTCATAAATGAATATGTTCCTCATTACTTCATTAGGAAGATTCAATACAATTACTTAACAACCACAATTAGACTTTCCCAACATATTAATTAGGAGTTTAGGGCACATAATTAGATAAATAAAAATTATTAGATATAACTAATTAGGCTTGATGAGTTAAACCATGGAGTCCAAGGCCATGATGGTGCTTAGGTTCATCGGATGCATGTACTTCTCTGAACCCGTGTAAATTGTTTCGACGATGATCTTGTTTGCACGCTCGGTTGGATGAAACGGATCCCAGAACACATAGGCATCTCTATTGGCACAAAGATTCGAAGTCGGGTTACAAATTCCAACCCCATTATATGGTCCTTGTCCGCAACATGCCACTTTTGATGTTACAAAACCTaattaaaaaaccaaaaaagTAGTTAAAATCATTAACATTTAAGTTACAACATAGTATTGTGAGGTCTCATCATGTTTGCAACTCACCAAAGGCTCTAGGATTATTGATGAAGTCATTTTGCATATGCATTGCATTGACCGCGATAAAGTGGTCAGACCCGAGCTCTTGGTTGAGACTTTGGATCATTTCCACTAGTTGGGGGTTGAATAAAGCTGCAGCCTGTTGTGGCTCGTATGCACATTGCCCGTTTGCTGCCCTAGCGGCTAGTTGGGATGGAACACAGCCCAACGGCCCGGATCCTGTCACAAGGATCCGTCTAGCTCCTAAGTTAAATAATTCCTATAATAAATTTgccaaaattaattaattaatatcaAATATTACACGTTAAAAAGTCAAGTGCACATGATATAGAGTGTTATGATACACGTTTACCATAAGGATCTTGCGGTACTCAGAAATAATGTATTCGGTAAACCGAGGAATGGTGTATTGTAGCCTTCTTGCGGTAACCGGTGCCAAGAAGTAGTTGTTAACATAGTCATTGCCGCCTAGTGTGATGAGAACCAAAGCCTGGTTCACGAGCTGTTGGGTCCGGTCCGGTCCAATAAATGCACTTACTCTAGATTGGTACCGTTGAAAATTTCTTAGTTGTTGAGGTATCCTTATAATACTTGCCTACCCAAAAATAGTTAAAATACATGACGTCACATTATTAAGTGAATGCATTAAAAGTTGATAATAGTAAAGGTCAAAATCACCCTTCCCTTTTTATGAAATATTCGTATGCTTTAAATGGAAATTAATAAATATTCATTTATGTTGAGGCCAACTTTCTTTAGTGATGAAAGAAGCATGCAACAGAAACCTCCAGCCTTGTGGTCACGTGCCAAAGGTAGTGAAATGACCAaaaaagtcaatggtcaacagGCATTAGATGTCCTTTTGTCTTTTGATAAAGATCATGTACATGTGTAATTTCATGGTGAAGTTTTATGTAAAAAGTAGAACAAGAAAAGGTACAAATGTACAACTTACAAACTGGAGACCGGTGTCGTTGAGTATTCCGACCCCAGCCGAAGCGAAGTTTGCCCCGACCAATAGTTTGTTTCCGTTCAACTCCGGGCTTAAGTACGGCAAAGTGGGTTCAGCCCCAAGCTTTTGACCTACAAACACCAAAGTTATAGTTACAAACGAACGTACCCAGTAATATCTCATTACTCATAAAGTATGGCGTGAGAAGTGTGAAATAAGCAAACGTTACGCTTTATTCCAGGAGATACAGAGGCTGCTTGCAAATGACACCCGGCTAAAAAAAATCCCTTTTATACGTTATAATAACATAATACAAATTATATATTAGTAGTaggaaagaaaagaaaacatAGGATAGATCTTAAAAAATTCTAGATATTATAGTTTAGGTGACAAGTCAAACTCATAGGCCACCAACTACTAGTCACTAATCACCTCATGCAACCATAATGACTCGTGTTATATATGCCTAGAGCATAATGTGACAAAATATAAAAGTAAACATAAGTAGCTTACTAATAAGGTCAGGAATGTTCAGTCCATTGGAGAACCGGCCCGTGGGTCGATGTGTCGGGTAATCAATGCCATAGGGTGGGGAGTCAGCCCGGGCGCTGGTGAGGAGGTAGTTGTTGTTGCCATTATCAACCAACGAGTCACCAAACACTAAGAAAGCTCGAGCTCCATGAGCACTTGGCACAGCTACAAGTAGTAGAACCGTCAAGACGGCATCTAGCGGTAGAAGGGTGGTTGTGAAGGAGGAGTATTTAGCCATGTTGTAGTGGTGAAGACGAGAGGAGATGGTGGTTAGTGGTGGTGTTTTATACTGGAGTGCATGGATGTAGGTCCTTTAGTTTGTTGAGGTCTAATAAATGTGGGTTGTGACAGGTTAATGTAAGTTTGTTCGGGTAATAATTTTACAATTCACCATTTATGAATTATTGTACTTTTATGTATTTTATAGGGAGGTTTGTATAGAGAACTATTGACATTGTGTTGCTATTATAAAAGTCATATTAATTATGCTGTCTATCATAATTTCTCAATAACGACATAAATGATTAGCATTTCTTTTGTGGCCCGTTTATCAAAATATAGCAACATGTCtaataaaatttcaaattaatcatagggcaaattacataaggatagcaggtagacggacaacaaactgcgccgccatctctttctgaatagaaaaccctaatctactaaaaacaaagcctcgtccctgaggggtcgaaaagttactgtggaccacacgctgaactctagcCAAGAATCGAACCGCCTCCGAcgccaaggagccgaacgtgtcaaacgccagagggacaaaggcatgctgattatcctcacaagctttcgcgtgcttttccaccttctttgactctGCTTTCAGTACCGCTTGCCCCGCCACAAACCCATTTTTCCGGAACCCGGCTAAGggggatacacctgtgagatcgacacaagcatgtttcccgcccTCCCAACAAAAAACTAGCACGTCAGCCGGGCGTAGGGTGGACCTCCCTTCCGCTGGGTCCGTAAGAAAATTAACGGGTGCCTCTTTCTTTGCCGAGATCCCTGCTCGTCTGAGAATATTCATTAATGCGTCTCGAACAAAGTCATGGCGATACTTAAACCCCGACAACTCTATACAGTGTAACgcatgctccccgtatttatccaGACATGCTTTACGGCAGACTGGGTAGGTTTGATCATTCGAGAACATGGGGATCATCAGACGGTACTTAAGGATTGACCGATACTCCACCGCTGACATACGTTGACCCAGACCTTCGATAGGAATAACAGTTAAGAAATCCTGGGCGTGAGGCCTCTGTAGGCATTCAATGACGGCTTTCTGGCGAGGGGACAAATGGAAATCTTTTCCCAAACTTTGTGCAATTCGACAATAAAgggcattcgccaaagttttcTGTGGCGTTTTGGGGGCGGTGTCTTTGTTAGAGAAACCGTCGAGATCAAAGTCCGGGAGAGATTCATGCAAGCGTTCCAAGGCGCTGGCATAATCCGGGTCAGTGTTAGCAACCCCACTGTTACGTAAGATGTGGTCCTGCAACTCCCAAGATTGAGACCTGGAAGCCACAAAGGCATAGGCAGCCACATCCTGGGCCGAAAGAAGGCCTAACCTACCAAGCCGCATCGGCAAGGTCGCGATCCGCCACTGGACTTCACCAAAAAAAGGCCCCCCACATACGAAAATGTCTTCTATTGCCTCTCGAAGACCTTTATCAAAACATGAAATAGCATCATCCACAAAGGGGGGCTGGCAAGTTCGCAAACCAAATAGCAACTTTGCAACCCCCATACAAGATCTAAGCAAGAGGAGTTGCTTTGAGGATCCCGCAATAAAGGAAGGTGTCCCATAATATCAACAGCTCGCGTTGCCCTTTTAGCCGCTAGACCACTAATGAAACTGGCATCACGGCTGACTGCCCCTCCTAGCAGTTTGACACCTCTCTCTGGCCTCCCAATCTCACTGGGGAAAAGCCCTGGCCGTACCTTCACCCCGTTGCATGTCGGCTAAAATAACTCAGTTTTTCTAATATTAAGTCGTAGCCCCAAGGCTGGACCCTCCGAACGAATGATGTCAAGAGCTTTAGCAACCTGAACAGCGTCCCCGATAACCGTCCCATCATCCAAGTACCAAGCATGAAAGGGGAGTTTGCAGTTTTCCTGCACCCGTAGCACTAAGGGGTGTAAGGCTAGGGCAAAAAGCAAAGGTCCTAATGGATCCCCTTGTTAGACCCCCGTGAATGCCCCGATGTGGTCATTCCCCACGTATAGCCTAGCAGGCTAGGCATACAGAAATTTAACCCACGGGAATATAGAGGGGCAATGGCGATGGACCTCGTGAAGCAAAACCGAACGGTTAACTAAGTTGAAAGCGTTAGAGAAATCAACCGTAAGCATGGCTAGCGAGCCATCTGAATGAAAAGAATTAAGGAACCTGTTAGCGCTGTGCAGCACCACCTCCGCCCCATTGGGGACCCCACCCCAAATTGGTAGTCCCCCAAGTACTTAACAACTTCTTTCCCAACTTTCTTCATGACTAATTTGGAGACCAATCTTCTCTAATCTTCTCCAAATTGCCCCATATGTCTAATGCAAAACTACTCTTGCTTTTGTCTAATTACATTTTTATCCTTTACagatattattattttttgcaTGACAAGTTACATTGTTCATGTAGGTTGTTTGTTTTAGTTCTTAATGGGTTTTTAATGGTTTAGGTGTCTTACTTGTTCAACATTCAATGGTTcaaactgtttgtttcgcgagcagatgtttGAATGGTTCAAATATTTGTCGCTGAATGATTAagtattatactgagtctgaatggttaagagctcttatctgaattggtcagacatttgcctttgaatggttaaacatattatactggctcttaatggtttagacatcTTACCCTTTCAACAGTTAATGATTCAAACCTCTTGCTAGTTCAGCACTTActcattcagaagttgccaaacaacccttaagttttaattttttttttgtcaataGAAATTGAATTAATCCATGTTGATGATATGCGTCATGAATTAATATAATCGAAAAAAAAGAGTGACTTAAACATGATTAAATGGTATGGTTTGTAGTgtagggttcaaatgagaagaattcttttgtaagaagaaaaaagaagaagtttcaaccaatgcTCATCCGTGGATCAGATTTGCATTGAAAAACTTTGGGTATTCGTTCCTGAAATGACTCGTCTCATCATAGAAGTAGCAAGTTCCAGGAGGAAAACGAGCTTGTGCTGGATCTGCTTAAATTGAACAGGGTTCTGAATAGTTTGGTTTAACACAACGACTGAACGACAGTCTCTTGCCATATGACCAACAAGTCCACACTTGAAGCATCTTTGGCATTTGACACTTGCATGGTGATGGAGGTTACACTGATTGCACAAAGGGGTTGTTCATTCGTATGGTGCTCGAGCAGCAGTAGGAcctgcaacagctttgttttggatgataaagcagcacatgttaaccaaatgtccccatcgtccgcAGTGGGTACATTTGCGACAGGGTATCTGATTCGGATGATGAAggttgcattgattgcaccaaggagcagttcccaagtactgcttcttggctggtggtgttgccacctgaccaggtattgcttgatttggtgcaacggcTGGAGGATTCTTTGAGGTTTTACGCTTCTTTGACCTTTTTGGAGGCTTGGCTTCTGCTTCCTTTGATGCTTCTCGGGTGGCTTCATCCTGGATACGGGACATGGCAATAGCTAATTCAGCAGTCTTCAGGATTACTTCGCCTATTCGCTGGGTAACGTTAGTAGCCTGTTCGGACATCTGAGCGTCGTTGCAATGAAGTGACATTCTAGAGGAAATGGAAGACATAGGAAGAAACGAATGAAATGCTATCGGGCAGTCAAAACAGAATGACAACGCGTAaaattgtgatcatttgtttgttacttaaggcaaacaaatgagacggtgactaatcaaagtaaacgagtcatattaatgtatcgctgaagacatgctcgccaataagtgaacactcaccccaagagttcccaggtaagagtgactggtccgatattgcggatttgtacgaacactctagccttagacagaaaactcagggtacaggcattcacccttccagtttgcacgtgttcacattataagacccaaactttgacgagattttgaaaactcaaagggttcaaaaccttataataaatcatcttagaacagatgattggttttcaaagcggattcgaaatttatgttcttgttgtggttgtcacctaaggataggtgacggtattgttttaagatctaaacacaagataacttgtgttggggtcctaggaaggttatagactaggtcaaagcattactaataacctaattccctataaccatgagctctgataccaacttttctgtcacaccccgaccacgataaaacaacaaatcgtggcggaaacatccgggagtgttgtaacagaatcattgtttcaaaacacacggaaatttgaagtttcgttttattaaacattaaacatttacatcgtcttgaaatctaaaaaaacaagttaaacatagtctattattgttattaagtcactaaggcctcgtccagtcctatgtgATAATGCATCCTAACAATCAACATCATttaacaacacctgaaacatatgtaaaaacaaaatcagcaaagaaatgctggcgagtacataggttttatgagagtgtcggattcatggctagtttacatgttgcaatacttaattaaaaaccttgttttgaaaaatatagtattgtgacataattaaccaactcaaatcaagttagTTATAATTCGtaaaatctcatagccatgattcttaacccaaaacatttatttaattaaatcaaattgtaaaacatccagtaaaaactcgttaaataaaactcgtatggtttatatcctttCGAAAATATCATtatgtgacatcgttttaaaatcgtttaaccaagtgaactaaataatgccacggaatgtaatatgataaaaacacttatatataagttgtaccagcggcgtatctaccatgcttttatcacatcacacccgtcccattatctaatcactacccaaaaaccaatcgtttatccaattcgtttAACTCGTCAAATTGTTTcagtcgtttaaatcattctcgttttaattgtgaaaactacttttggtcgtctcgctaataacatccaaaccttcgtgactcgactatctcgcttctcgcattaataaaccaccaaagggtaaattaacaatcccagattcggtcgctacccacctaacccatacataaccatgggtgcagtctgataacgggatttgtcagatcctatggtaccataacctaatactggtcggttcggccaaaattaatgaattttattcgttatgtaattacaagcaacaagtttgttcactttatcaaaatcgttattaatttaatataaaccattttaatcgtTTTCGAAAACCATCAATAAAAACATcaaaatcatttaacacatatgaatcaccccaaaacatttgaaaacagtaaaataggggaactatgtactcacttgagaatgcttagaagtcttgaacaacaaccaagcaaagctagagggagcacggaatcaatcggcaacctaataactatataaataaaccggacctaagtcggaagatcggataggatgaggtcttgtaaaccaaatgagttattggaactcgtatgacatggtttaacaaagcctacatactaagtcgaaacctaacctaagtgctttcgacccgttacgacccattaaggtagcttacgctactttaacgcgtcgttcgcgcaaacgcgcgttcgagacgtctaactagtcctatgacaagtattatatgcctaaacatgttacaatatgttgcataatcagttaagtgacaaaagtttaggttacatatgattaaaatccaattatgcatgaaaagggcattttggtcattttcctaaggcatataaactacctatcatacaactacgtaaactatgtgaccataaggtataacctcggaaggttattccctatacaactatggtcactaaacatgcttggtcggatcctagtgATCAACCAAACGGATCGTGTTCGTAAGTCTAAGCggtgtttagaccgcttgacttacgactctaaacaagcactaaactaaaggtgacgagctaagcatgttaaaagatgcttaactaagtttgaaaacaggttttgatataaaaaaaagtgttttgataccttagggtagttttgttgcaaaacacgcttaaatacgcattttgaccgaaactacgactcgtcactatgcctagtcaaggtggtaatcagtaggtatagtcactaaggactataaccatcgtgattacgctcacgttgcgaagttcaaacgaacttcgtgttgaccaactcgtagtcaaagcagaaagtcaaacactgtttgactttcacgctcggaaagcaataaaagaacgaagtaagcttacaaagggtccaagctagggatAACTTGATCTATcacactcaggtatgaagcaaaggctccAACTTAGAGTGTAATTCAGATCAAGGGTGAATAGAAATGAATGAAGAGCATGCCTATTTATACTATTCGGTTCACCGTTAGGATCATTCTTTGCTAAGGAGGGAAAGATCTTGGCCATCCACTTGTTAGGGaaggattgggg comes from the Helianthus annuus cultivar XRQ/B chromosome 4, HanXRQr2.0-SUNRISE, whole genome shotgun sequence genome and includes:
- the LOC110899060 gene encoding NACHT, LRR and PYD domains-containing protein 13 isoform X3; the encoded protein is MPEVPSLITLCIGAIRDAILDENGNIPYVYQLPSELFDQILPNLPPLGLQNLQDAMPSGSSSDSWFTDNCLRPSRKRKRYDNFDITWRARYKSRWPIVKEDAAADTDWQQIYWEKHLQNCLDATAETISITLFDGSLGDVEIPDALLKYISYEGHIRRSRSYSNLAYHCERFGLYARRLRLQSAHCVADIGHLLRNTQLEYLEIQWLKSKEQVEGLCKLLEQNKETLASLEFVHCKLPATLVTAICESLHVKGFETNVIRSFSIKRSSFLDCSDFPLPLGLESLLIATSSGLTSLILSDNHMWWKTAKLVFDTLLEAESCLQVLDLSENNIAGWLSHFKWGSPSCINTDRQITKSLKSLRVLNLRCNNLQKEDADCLKYAMVYMPNLEVLNLSENPLQDEGIRILFPYFVEKSKCDTPLAELHLENCELSCQGASQLLEILAALNVPLKSLFIGDNHLTSKFGPSLGRFLRSGIQILDVKGIGLGLAGFSDAQKEISQDLSIVRINISGNAGGVRSAEFLSKVISQAPKLISVDASSNWIPVESLPAICALLKAGQLEHFNVRQNPLCNKPDIASVVAEFQVNGKPNILLSSPVATLYDNDP
- the LOC110899060 gene encoding NACHT, LRR and PYD domains-containing protein 13 isoform X1, with the protein product MPEVPSLITLCIGAIRDAILDENGNIPYVYQLPSELFDQILPNLPPLGLQNLQDAMPSGSSSDSWFTDNCLRPSRKRKRYDNFDITWRARYKSRWPIVKEDAAADTDWQQIYWEKHLQNCLDATAETISITLFDGSLGDVEIPDALLKYISYEGHIRRSRSYSNLAYHCERFGLYARRLRLQSAHCVADIGHLLRNTQLEYLEIQWLKSKEQVEGLCKLLEQNKETLASLEFVHCKLPATLVTAICESLHVKGFETNVIRSFSIKRSSFLDCSDFPLPLGLESLLIATSSGLTSLILSDNHMWWKTAKLVFDTLLEAESCLQVLDLSENNIAGWLSHFKWGSPSCINTDRQITKSLKSLRVLNLRCNNLQKEDADCLKYAMVYMPNLEVLNLSENPLQDEGIRILFPYFVEKSKCDTPLAELHLENCELSCQGASQLLEILAALNVPLKSLFIGDNHLTSKFGPSLGRFLRSGIQILDVKGIGLGLAGFSDAQKEISQDLSIVRINISGNAGGVRSAEFLSKVISQAPKLISVDASSNWIPVESLPAICALLKAGKGQLEHFNVRQNPLCNKPDIASVVAEFQVNGKPNILLSSPVATLYDNDP
- the LOC110899060 gene encoding NACHT, LRR and PYD domains-containing protein 13 isoform X2; amino-acid sequence: MPEVPSLITLCIGAIRDAILDENGNIPYVYQLPSELFDQILPNLPPLGLQNLQDAMPSGSSSDSWFTDNCLRPSRKRKRYDNFDITWRARYKSRWPIVKEDAAADTDWQQIYWEKHLQNCLDATAETISITLFDGSLGDVEIPDALLKYISYEGHIRRSRSYSNLAYHCERFGLYARRLRLQSAHCVADIGHLLRNTQLEYLEIQWLKSKEQVEGLCKLLEQNKETLASLEFVHCKLPATLVTAICESLHVKGFETNVIRSFSIKRSSFLDCSDFPLPLGLESLLIATSGLTSLILSDNHMWWKTAKLVFDTLLEAESCLQVLDLSENNIAGWLSHFKWGSPSCINTDRQITKSLKSLRVLNLRCNNLQKEDADCLKYAMVYMPNLEVLNLSENPLQDEGIRILFPYFVEKSKCDTPLAELHLENCELSCQGASQLLEILAALNVPLKSLFIGDNHLTSKFGPSLGRFLRSGIQILDVKGIGLGLAGFSDAQKEISQDLSIVRINISGNAGGVRSAEFLSKVISQAPKLISVDASSNWIPVESLPAICALLKAGKGQLEHFNVRQNPLCNKPDIASVVAEFQVNGKPNILLSSPVATLYDNDP
- the LOC110899059 gene encoding GDSL esterase/lipase At4g28780; translated protein: MAKYSSFTTTLLPLDAVLTVLLLVAVPSAHGARAFLVFGDSLVDNGNNNYLLTSARADSPPYGIDYPTHRPTGRFSNGLNIPDLISQKLGAEPTLPYLSPELNGNKLLVGANFASAGVGILNDTGLQFASIIRIPQQLRNFQRYQSRVSAFIGPDRTQQLVNQALVLITLGGNDYVNNYFLAPVTARRLQYTIPRFTEYIISEYRKILMELFNLGARRILVTGSGPLGCVPSQLAARAANGQCAYEPQQAAALFNPQLVEMIQSLNQELGSDHFIAVNAMHMQNDFINNPRAFGFVTSKVACCGQGPYNGVGICNPTSNLCANRDAYVFWDPFHPTERANKIIVETIYTGSEKYMHPMNLSTIMALDSMV